A region from the Aphis gossypii isolate Hap1 chromosome 1, ASM2018417v2, whole genome shotgun sequence genome encodes:
- the LOC126554688 gene encoding uncharacterized protein LOC126554688 isoform X1, with protein sequence MPLRNEVASLEELAKKKIHEILMLNRDQIKEKAYKWRLLFMEYLPGNLRTDLLSYGFSKYDSKLCRPSYPLNFWVPFSIALFDKRIKYVPPISINDLEKDLPLLLSFISYLWTYRPKIDKLFMNLVYVNKNCNRWNNCKNSIQLSMNILSKCFDEGLANNLVQLQLTYQCDDSILTAIGRHSKYLKILDVSCSSTITINGIKSFIFKNLNTFQNDMLNGSEVQIYAFLKSIIENREILNTICFTLEEIRLQYNKTNNLGWILIISCIQSLRHLGWPGKWNIKKIIMTVWHEIIKPKTFNLQSITLVDWDIACEEVYMMTECLPNLRNLNTTLTRSYEPLNSINHQLLIKFWNKLNSLTLYIENSIEYFELFCRNGYVQNLSELTIKSVSLDISVDLALLQSGCPNLIILDIVSILLYINLKPTGKFKYLKKVTTEAPSAETKSWFLFYGCPSLEEFQIYNEVDPEYWKNIFINPPPLICQQMKRLQIVFVLSNENTDFLIQPYVMNYSIITEFIRKCLVLNIFGSILNFNMSAQDIENIYSFIRMNNYSLTIY encoded by the exons ATGCCACTTCGTAATGAGGTCGCATCGTTAGAAGAGTTAGCTAAGAAGAAAATTCACGAAATTCTCATGCTAAATAGAGaccaaataaaagaaaaagcaTACAAATGGAGACTTCTCTTTATGGAATATCTACCAGGAAATTTAAGAACAGATCTTTTAAGTTAtgg gttttcaaaatatgatagTAAATTGTGTAGGCCCAGTTACCCACTTAATTTTTGGGTGCCATTTTCAATCGCTCTTTTTGACAAGAGAATTAAATATGTGCCACCTATATCTATTAATGATTTGGAAAAAGATTTACCACTTTTGCTGTCTTTTATATCATATCTTTGGACATATCGTCCTAAAATcgacaaattatttatgaatcttGTATACGTAAAC aaaaattgcaATAGATGGAATAACTGTAAGAATAGTATACAACtttcaatgaatattttaagcaaatGTTTTGATGAAGGTTTAGCAAACAATCTAGTTCAACTTCAGCTAACCTATCAATGTGatgattcaattttaactGCTATTGGCCgacattcaaaatatttaaaaattttggatgTTTCATGTTCATCTACCATAACAATCAATGGCATCAAAagctttatatttaaa AATCTAAATACCTTTCAAAATGATATGTTAAATGGATCAGAGGTTCAAATATacgcatttttaaaaagtataattgaaAATCGAGAAATATTGAacacaatttgttttacattagAAGAAATACGATTgcagtataataaaactaataatttaggatggattttaattatatcttgCATCCAGAGTCTAAGACATCTTGGATGGCCAGGAAAATG gaatataaagaaaataattatgaccGTTTGgcatgaaataattaaacctAAGACATTCAATCTACAATCGATTACATTAGTTGATTGGGATATAGCTTGTGAAGAAGTATACATGATGACTGAATGTTTACCAAATTTAAGAAATCTCAATACAACATTAACACGAAGTTATGAACCGTTGAATAGTATAAACCATCAACTCTTAATAAAGTTCTGGAATAAATTGAATTCgttaacattatacatagaaaattcTATTGAATACTTTGAACTTTTTTGTAGAAACGGATATGTTCAAAATCTTTCtgaattaacaattaaaagtgTG TCTTTAGATATCAGCGTTGATCTAGCATTATTACAAAGTGGTTGTCCAAATCTGATAATATTAGACATTGTTTccatattactttatataaatttaaaaccaactggaaaatttaaatatttaaaaaaagtaactacGGAAGCACCATCTGCAGAAACCAAatcttggtttttattttacggcTGTCCATCCTTAGAAGAgtttcaa atatataacgAAGTGGATCCAgaatattggaaaaatatttttatcaatccaCCACCGTTAATATGTCAACAAATGAAAcgtttacaaattgtatttgttcttTCTAACGAAAATACAGACTTTTTAATCCAGCCATACGTC atgaattattcaataataacagAATTTATAAGGAAATGTttagtattgaatatattcggtagtattctaaattttaatatgagtGCAcaagatattgaaaatatatattcttttatacgTATGAATAACTATTCGttgacaatatattaa
- the LOC126554688 gene encoding uncharacterized protein LOC126554688 isoform X2 → METSLYGISTRKFKNRSFKLWSKFTRFSKYDSKLCRPSYPLNFWVPFSIALFDKRIKYVPPISINDLEKDLPLLLSFISYLWTYRPKIDKLFMNLVYVNKNCNRWNNCKNSIQLSMNILSKCFDEGLANNLVQLQLTYQCDDSILTAIGRHSKYLKILDVSCSSTITINGIKSFIFKNLNTFQNDMLNGSEVQIYAFLKSIIENREILNTICFTLEEIRLQYNKTNNLGWILIISCIQSLRHLGWPGKWNIKKIIMTVWHEIIKPKTFNLQSITLVDWDIACEEVYMMTECLPNLRNLNTTLTRSYEPLNSINHQLLIKFWNKLNSLTLYIENSIEYFELFCRNGYVQNLSELTIKSVSLDISVDLALLQSGCPNLIILDIVSILLYINLKPTGKFKYLKKVTTEAPSAETKSWFLFYGCPSLEEFQIYNEVDPEYWKNIFINPPPLICQQMKRLQIVFVLSNENTDFLIQPYVMNYSIITEFIRKCLVLNIFGSILNFNMSAQDIENIYSFIRMNNYSLTIY, encoded by the exons ATGGAGACTTCTCTTTATGGAATATCTACCAGGAAATTTAAGAACAGATCTTTTAAGTTAtgg TCAAAATTCACcaggttttcaaaatatgatagTAAATTGTGTAGGCCCAGTTACCCACTTAATTTTTGGGTGCCATTTTCAATCGCTCTTTTTGACAAGAGAATTAAATATGTGCCACCTATATCTATTAATGATTTGGAAAAAGATTTACCACTTTTGCTGTCTTTTATATCATATCTTTGGACATATCGTCCTAAAATcgacaaattatttatgaatcttGTATACGTAAAC aaaaattgcaATAGATGGAATAACTGTAAGAATAGTATACAACtttcaatgaatattttaagcaaatGTTTTGATGAAGGTTTAGCAAACAATCTAGTTCAACTTCAGCTAACCTATCAATGTGatgattcaattttaactGCTATTGGCCgacattcaaaatatttaaaaattttggatgTTTCATGTTCATCTACCATAACAATCAATGGCATCAAAagctttatatttaaa AATCTAAATACCTTTCAAAATGATATGTTAAATGGATCAGAGGTTCAAATATacgcatttttaaaaagtataattgaaAATCGAGAAATATTGAacacaatttgttttacattagAAGAAATACGATTgcagtataataaaactaataatttaggatggattttaattatatcttgCATCCAGAGTCTAAGACATCTTGGATGGCCAGGAAAATG gaatataaagaaaataattatgaccGTTTGgcatgaaataattaaacctAAGACATTCAATCTACAATCGATTACATTAGTTGATTGGGATATAGCTTGTGAAGAAGTATACATGATGACTGAATGTTTACCAAATTTAAGAAATCTCAATACAACATTAACACGAAGTTATGAACCGTTGAATAGTATAAACCATCAACTCTTAATAAAGTTCTGGAATAAATTGAATTCgttaacattatacatagaaaattcTATTGAATACTTTGAACTTTTTTGTAGAAACGGATATGTTCAAAATCTTTCtgaattaacaattaaaagtgTG TCTTTAGATATCAGCGTTGATCTAGCATTATTACAAAGTGGTTGTCCAAATCTGATAATATTAGACATTGTTTccatattactttatataaatttaaaaccaactggaaaatttaaatatttaaaaaaagtaactacGGAAGCACCATCTGCAGAAACCAAatcttggtttttattttacggcTGTCCATCCTTAGAAGAgtttcaa atatataacgAAGTGGATCCAgaatattggaaaaatatttttatcaatccaCCACCGTTAATATGTCAACAAATGAAAcgtttacaaattgtatttgttcttTCTAACGAAAATACAGACTTTTTAATCCAGCCATACGTC atgaattattcaataataacagAATTTATAAGGAAATGTttagtattgaatatattcggtagtattctaaattttaatatgagtGCAcaagatattgaaaatatatattcttttatacgTATGAATAACTATTCGttgacaatatattaa